Proteins from one Doryrhamphus excisus isolate RoL2022-K1 chromosome 19, RoL_Dexc_1.0, whole genome shotgun sequence genomic window:
- the tfap2d gene encoding transcription factor AP-2-delta, which produces MSATFPGLVHDAEIRHDGSNSYRLMQLGCLESVANSSVAYSSSSPLTYPAPAGTEFASPYFSANHQYTPLHHQSFHYEFQHSHPAVAPEAYGLNSLHSGQYYQQIHHGEPADFINLHNARSALKSSCLDEQQRRELGCLDAYRRHDLSLMTSHGSQAYGVGMHHPDQRLLPAAGLGLPSAADDLQGSVEAQCGLMLNGQGGVIRRGGTCVVNPTDLFCSVPGRLSLLSSTSKYKVTIAEVKRRLSPPECLNASLLGGILRRAKSKNGGRCLREKLDRLGLNLPAGRRKAANVTLLTSLVEGEALHLARDFGYTCETEFPSKAVGEHLARQHNESKENNARKKMVLATKQICKEFQDLLSQDRSPLGSSRPTPILDLDIQRHLTHFSLITHGFGTPAVCAALSTFQTVLSEMLNYLDKNSSGKTGGPNDQQINSSSEKSQLRKAAEPQSKDGKTEKTE; this is translated from the exons ATGTCAGCGACCTTTCCGGGACTTGTCCACGAcgcagag ATACGTCACGACGGATCAAACAGCTACCGGCTCATGCAGCTCGGTTGCCTGGAGTCCGTGGCCAACTCCTCGGTcgcctactcctcctcctccccgctCACCTACCCGGCGCCGGCGGGCACGGAGTTCGCATCTCCTTATTTCTCCGCCAACCACCAGTACACGCCCTTGCACCACCAGTCTTTCCACTATGAGTTCCAGCACTCCCACCCGGCCGTGGCCCCGGAGGCCTACGGGCTCAACTCGCTCCACTCGGGCCAGTATTACCAGCAGATCCATCACGGAGAGCCCGCAGACTTCATTAATCTGCACAACGCTCGCTCGGCGCTCAAGTCGTCGTGCCTGGACGAGCAGCAGCGGCGAGAGCTGGGCTGCCTCGATGCGTACCGGCGCCACGACCTGTCGCTCATGACGTCACACGGCTCCCAGGCCTACGGCGTCGGGATGCACCATCCGGACCAGAGACTGCTGCCGGCGGCCGGCCTGGGCCTCCCCTCTGCCGCGGATGACCTACAG GGCTCCGTGGAAGCTCAGTGTGGGCTCATGCTCAACGGCCAAGGGGGCGTCATCCGGAGAG GGGGAACTTGCGTGGTGAACCCGACAGATCTGTTCTGCTCGGTACCAGGTCGACTGTCACTGCTCAGCTCCACCTCCAAGTACAAAGTCACCATTGCAGAGGTGAAGAGAAGACTGTCACCGCCGGAGTGCCTCAATGCCTCGCTACTGGGTGGAATACTGCGCAG AGCCAAGTCAAAGAACGGCGGACGGTGTCTTCGGGAGAAATTAGACCGTCTCGGCCTCAACCTGCCGGCAGGACGGAGGAAAGCTGCCAATGTCACGCTGCTAACCTCCCTAGTGGAGG GAGAAGCGCTCCACCTGGCAAGGGACTTTGGCTACACCTGTGAGACAGAGTTTCCCAGCAAGGCAGTCGGCGAACATTTGGCCCGGCAGCACAATGAGTCAAAAGAAAACAACGCGAGAAAGAAAATGGTTCTGGCTACAAA GCAAATCTGTAAGGAGTTCCAAGACTTATTGAGCCAAGATCGTTCTCCTCTGGGATCCTCCAGACCCACACCTATTCTGGACTTGGATATCCAGAGACACCTCACACACTTCAG TCTCATCACTCACGGTTTCGGTACACCGGCGGTTTGTGCAGCTCTCAGCACTTTCCAAACAGTCCTGAGCGAGATGCTCAACTACCTGGACAAAAACTCAAGCGGGAAAACAGGCGGACCAAACGATCAACAGATCAACAGCAGCTCGGAAAAGTCGCAGCTCCGCAAAGCAGCTGAGCCCCAGAGCAAAGACGGCAAAACTGAAAAGACTGAGTAG